Proteins from one Anthonomus grandis grandis chromosome 8, icAntGran1.3, whole genome shotgun sequence genomic window:
- the LOC126739602 gene encoding uncharacterized protein LOC126739602 → MVILSVDGNDSSRSVSPLTPSPKGIRLFRVISRKLARRSHNDFNSGSDESRSSSSESSYSSGHTSRIEKERCVSPNHISSSSSDSGSDVQVRIRHHHSTSAESLRKVFQNLNLYNRSHSCSNAKDIKKKKDKKTQKSILRHPTSYTYVKGLSGLPTQRIPKGQNRGYNTCSCSMHYLNSLNRNR, encoded by the coding sequence ATGGTGATTTTGAGTGTCGACGGTAACGACTCGTCTCGTAGCGTCTCTCCATTAACACCATCTCCAAAAGGCATCCGATTGTTTAGAGTTATCAGTAGAAAACTAGCTAGAAGAAGTCATAATGATTTTAACAGTGGTTCGGATGAATCAAGATCATCGAGTTCAGAGAGTTCCTATAGTAGCGGACACACTTCACGCATTGAGAAGGAAAGATGCGTGTCACCGAATCATATTTCGAGCAGTTCGAGTGATTCAGGGAGTGATGTTCAAGTAAGAATCAGACACCACCATTCCACATCAGCGGAGAGTCTTAGAAAggtgtttcaaaatttaaatctgtaCAACCGATCGCATAGTTGCAGCAACGCAAAAGATATTAAGAAGAAGAAGGATAAGAAGACTCAAAAAAGCATTTTGAGGCATCCCACAAGCTATACGTACGTTAAAGGACTAAGTGGTTTACCTACTCAAAGGATACCAAAAGGTCAAAATAGAGGGTATAACACGTGTTCTTGTAGTATGCACTACTTAAACAGCTTAAATAGAAATAGATAa